From the Planctomycetia bacterium genome, one window contains:
- the rimO gene encoding 30S ribosomal protein S12 methylthiotransferase RimO: protein MNQLPIVESPASAARLGNQADLVSKGSYSFVSLGCPKNLVDSERMLGLLQLDGYQLVREPVGADFVVINTCGFSERARDESFAAIHEMLELKRRGEIKGVIVSGCLAEREKEKLLETCPEIDHLVGVFGREHVTKVADRLIGGLTEQRTVFEPASSVPLVDRQRLRITPRHFAYLKISEGCDRLCTFCAIPKMRGKHATKPMEEVLREARELAADGVRELNIVAQDTPYYGMDLYGESRLAELLVELEKVDGIEWIRLMYFYPMYVSDALIEVIGRSKKIVPYIDMPLQHINDTMLRRMQRRVNKASTVELISKLHAGIPNLALRTTFITGFPGETEEQVDELVDFIREQKFRHAGVFTYSYEVDTPSAKLPGQIEEDVKNARRDRVMAAQQEVVLNYTKSQVGKRLDVLLDVPVEGERDAWIGRSFADAPDVDGVVFVTGKKLKAGQFVSTEIVASQGYDLIGAAAAKPR, encoded by the coding sequence ATGAATCAATTGCCGATCGTCGAATCACCCGCTTCCGCCGCACGACTGGGAAACCAAGCCGATTTGGTTTCCAAAGGTTCGTATTCCTTCGTCAGCCTCGGCTGTCCGAAAAATCTCGTCGACAGCGAACGAATGCTCGGGCTCTTGCAGCTTGACGGTTATCAGCTGGTGCGCGAGCCGGTCGGGGCCGATTTCGTCGTCATCAATACCTGCGGCTTTAGCGAACGAGCCCGCGATGAATCGTTTGCCGCGATCCATGAGATGCTCGAGCTCAAGCGGCGTGGTGAAATCAAAGGCGTCATCGTTTCCGGCTGTTTGGCCGAACGAGAAAAAGAGAAGCTGCTCGAGACTTGTCCGGAGATCGATCACTTGGTCGGCGTGTTCGGGCGCGAGCATGTGACCAAGGTGGCCGATCGCCTCATCGGCGGGCTCACCGAGCAGCGAACCGTGTTCGAGCCGGCTTCGTCGGTTCCGCTCGTCGATCGGCAACGCTTGAGGATCACGCCGCGGCACTTCGCTTATCTCAAGATCAGCGAAGGGTGCGACCGGCTTTGCACGTTTTGCGCTATCCCGAAGATGCGCGGCAAGCATGCCACGAAGCCGATGGAAGAAGTCTTGCGCGAAGCGCGCGAGCTCGCCGCCGACGGCGTGCGCGAGTTGAACATCGTCGCCCAAGACACGCCGTATTACGGCATGGATCTCTACGGCGAGTCGCGGCTGGCCGAGTTGTTGGTCGAGTTGGAAAAGGTAGACGGCATCGAATGGATTCGTCTGATGTACTTCTATCCGATGTACGTCAGCGATGCGCTCATCGAAGTGATCGGGCGTAGTAAGAAGATCGTCCCGTATATCGATATGCCGCTGCAGCATATCAACGACACGATGCTCCGCCGCATGCAACGGCGCGTGAATAAAGCCTCGACCGTCGAGTTGATCTCGAAGCTGCACGCCGGAATTCCGAACCTCGCCTTGCGTACGACGTTCATCACCGGCTTCCCCGGCGAGACGGAAGAACAGGTCGACGAACTGGTCGACTTCATTCGCGAGCAAAAATTTCGCCATGCCGGCGTGTTCACGTATTCCTACGAAGTCGATACGCCGAGCGCGAAGCTGCCGGGCCAGATCGAAGAAGACGTGAAAAACGCTCGTCGCGATCGAGTCATGGCGGCGCAGCAGGAAGTCGTGTTGAACTACACGAAGTCGCAGGTCGGCAAGCGGCTCGATGTGTTGCTCGACGTCCCGGTCGAAGGGGAGCGCGATGCCTGGATCGGCCGGAGTTTCGCCGACGCCCCGGATGTCGACGGCGTCGTGTTCGTGACCGGCAAGAAGCTCAAGGCCGGGCAGTTCGTCTCGACCGAGATCGTCGCGTCGCAAGGGTACGATCTCATCGGTGCAGCCGCCGCGAAACCGCGCTGA
- a CDS encoding ImmA/IrrE family metallo-endopeptidase yields the protein MFADLSTAEVHSALDGCCARLLDQAQIAEPPVDCFALAKGLGIVVGIDSRQSGRARCVRLSASSSQGQEAIFIRPDPRAERRHWAVAHEIGEHHAHEIFSRLGVDPSSAPPQTRERLADALAKRLLLPTAWFMQVGAECDWSLTDLKNSFATASFELLARRLLDRAAPAIVTIFDQGRTSFRADNFSGRRTTPTALELRVWTRCRRTASTQAESDRALRTRCWAVHEAEWKREILLTEPSELDLEQTAPEF from the coding sequence ATGTTCGCCGATTTGTCTACCGCCGAGGTCCACTCCGCGCTCGACGGCTGCTGCGCCCGGCTCTTAGACCAAGCGCAGATCGCCGAGCCGCCGGTCGATTGCTTCGCGCTGGCGAAAGGGCTCGGCATCGTCGTCGGCATCGACTCGCGGCAAAGCGGTCGGGCTCGCTGCGTGCGGCTCTCCGCGTCGTCTTCTCAAGGGCAGGAAGCGATCTTCATTCGGCCCGACCCGCGCGCAGAGCGCCGCCATTGGGCCGTGGCGCATGAGATCGGCGAGCATCATGCGCATGAAATTTTCTCGCGGCTCGGAGTCGATCCTTCGAGCGCTCCGCCGCAGACTCGCGAACGCTTGGCGGACGCCTTGGCGAAACGACTGCTCCTGCCGACGGCTTGGTTCATGCAGGTCGGCGCAGAGTGCGACTGGAGCTTAACCGATTTGAAGAACTCCTTCGCGACGGCAAGCTTCGAGTTGCTCGCGCGGCGATTGCTTGATCGCGCAGCACCGGCCATCGTGACGATCTTCGATCAAGGACGAACGTCGTTTCGCGCCGACAACTTTTCCGGCCGCCGAACCACGCCGACGGCGTTGGAACTGCGAGTCTGGACGCGTTGCCGTCGGACGGCGTCGACACAAGCCGAGTCGGATCGAGCGCTACGAACGCGCTGCTGGGCGGTTCACGAAGCCGAGTGGAAGCGCGAGATCTTGCTGACGGAACCGAGCGAGCTCGATTTAGAGCAGACGGCGCCAGAGTTCTAG
- a CDS encoding isoprenylcysteine carboxylmethyltransferase family protein: MPTRTQSLRNLLVDFRVVISFVMFTSLIVFDLVMGWKPRAIFAAGEYQGLIGCLLVCAGLAVRSWAAGVLRKGKDLATDGPYSLCRHPLYLGSFLMMVGFCHIIGDPSNYLIIVLPIVAIYWATMRNEERRMVDRYGSRWTDYAAKTSRLIPFRWSRFAPGHWTVGQWLRNHEYRAVISSLVGLTGLELWRRLL; encoded by the coding sequence ATGCCTACCCGAACTCAATCGCTCCGAAATCTCTTGGTCGATTTTCGGGTCGTGATCTCGTTCGTGATGTTCACATCGTTGATCGTGTTCGATCTGGTGATGGGCTGGAAGCCGCGCGCGATCTTCGCCGCCGGCGAATACCAAGGCTTGATCGGCTGCTTGCTCGTCTGTGCGGGGCTCGCCGTTCGCTCATGGGCCGCCGGCGTGTTGCGAAAAGGAAAAGATCTGGCGACCGACGGCCCTTATTCGCTCTGCCGCCATCCGTTGTATCTCGGATCGTTTTTAATGATGGTCGGTTTTTGCCACATCATCGGCGATCCCAGCAACTATCTCATCATCGTCTTGCCGATCGTGGCGATCTATTGGGCGACGATGAGAAACGAAGAACGCCGCATGGTGGATCGCTATGGGAGTCGCTGGACGGACTATGCCGCCAAGACGTCGCGCTTGATTCCGTTCCGCTGGTCGCGGTTCGCACCGGGCCATTGGACCGTCGGGCAATGGCTGCGAAACCATGAATATCGCGCCGTGATCTCCTCACTCGTCGGCCTCACGGGGCTAGAACTCTGGCGCCGTCTGCTCTAA